Proteins co-encoded in one Bacillus horti genomic window:
- a CDS encoding ABC transporter permease, translating to MIAVFLVQCQQLIRKPAMVLLMCILTIIFTFFLGMSANEKLVLYAFGAEEHEEGFVEEWVEALNHSEAYEFKLADEFTARQSVAEGHAELAVMIMEKDYRIVAVAENPNIGLIDNYIRSVYTEQVKLLSAEQQAEDVQQFRESVEQNLAYPVLSVATETARQDNNVAREDGDFKYDPKIQALFGFTLFFSIYTIGAGIKNVLEEKRQGIWDRMILSRVRKSGMYLGHLFYSLFIGFGQMLLMFMLFKYVFSFELGSNFIGIMLILLVYTFSIVALCLLLTGIVKTPQQFDAIIPVVSVSMAMLGGAYWPIEIVTSSILQGLSKVVPVYYAMEGLKGISLYQHGFSELVQPLVVLLLIGIVCMGVGINLMERRHV from the coding sequence ATGATTGCTGTATTTTTGGTTCAGTGCCAGCAGCTTATAAGGAAGCCGGCTATGGTGCTACTTATGTGTATCCTTACGATAATCTTTACCTTTTTCTTAGGAATGAGTGCTAATGAAAAACTGGTTCTCTACGCATTTGGAGCTGAAGAACATGAGGAAGGCTTCGTTGAGGAATGGGTTGAAGCATTAAATCATTCTGAAGCCTATGAGTTTAAGCTAGCGGATGAATTTACAGCTAGACAATCTGTAGCGGAGGGACATGCCGAGCTAGCGGTGATGATTATGGAAAAGGATTACAGAATAGTGGCTGTTGCTGAGAACCCTAACATTGGCTTAATTGATAATTATATTAGGTCTGTTTATACCGAGCAGGTGAAGCTTCTTTCTGCTGAGCAGCAGGCTGAGGATGTACAGCAGTTCAGGGAAAGTGTTGAACAAAACCTCGCCTATCCAGTGCTAAGTGTAGCAACAGAGACAGCTAGACAAGATAACAATGTGGCGAGGGAAGATGGCGACTTTAAATATGATCCTAAGATACAAGCTTTGTTTGGATTCACCTTATTCTTTTCTATTTATACGATTGGAGCTGGCATTAAAAACGTACTAGAAGAGAAGCGTCAAGGAATTTGGGATCGGATGATTCTGTCTAGAGTTAGAAAATCGGGAATGTACTTAGGACATCTTTTCTATAGCCTTTTCATTGGCTTTGGACAAATGCTGCTCATGTTTATGCTGTTTAAGTATGTATTTTCCTTTGAACTGGGGAGTAATTTTATTGGAATCATGCTAATCTTACTGGTTTATACCTTTTCTATTGTAGCCTTATGTCTGCTGCTTACTGGCATAGTGAAGACTCCGCAGCAATTTGATGCTATTATTCCTGTTGTTTCTGTAAGTATGGCTATGCTTGGTGGAGCTTATTGGCCAATTGAGATCGTTACAAGTTCTATTTTACAGGGATTGTCCAAGGTAGTTCCAGTTTACTATGCGATGGAAGGGCTTAAGGGAATTTCACTTTATCAGCATGGTTTTAGTGAGCTGGTCCAGCCCTTAGTTGTGCTATTGCTAATTGGGATAGTATGTATGGGTGTAGGAATTAATTTAATGGAACGTAGACATGTTTAA
- a CDS encoding ABC transporter ATP-binding protein, translating to MLETVDLKKEFNGKLVVDGVNLYLNEGESVGLLGPNGAGKSTTISMISSLVKPTSGDVRLSGNSILKHPAELRRVLGVVPQEIALYEDLTAYENLKFFGRIYKLRSKALENRIQGALELVGLQDRQKEQIKHYSGGMKRRINIAAALLHEPKIVIMDEPTVGIDPQSRNHILETVRLLNREKGLTVVYTSHYMEEVENLCDRVYIMDDGKVIASGTKDELKNILAGEEMLTIEVEQENQSFVEHLGKLESVQQISAQDKKIKMIVSKKTGLLPQIFQLAEQEHVTILHTQLYTPSLEDVFLHLTGRKLRD from the coding sequence ATACTGGAAACGGTCGATTTGAAAAAGGAGTTCAATGGGAAGCTAGTTGTAGATGGAGTTAATCTTTACCTGAATGAAGGGGAGTCCGTAGGCTTATTAGGTCCAAACGGTGCGGGGAAATCGACAACCATTTCGATGATATCCTCTTTAGTTAAGCCAACGTCTGGAGATGTTAGGCTTAGTGGTAACAGTATTCTAAAACATCCTGCTGAGCTACGCCGAGTCCTTGGCGTTGTACCTCAGGAAATTGCTTTGTATGAGGACTTGACTGCCTATGAGAACCTAAAGTTTTTTGGACGTATCTATAAGCTTAGGAGCAAGGCATTAGAGAATCGTATTCAAGGAGCATTAGAGCTTGTTGGTTTGCAGGATCGTCAAAAGGAACAGATCAAGCACTATTCTGGAGGAATGAAGCGCCGAATTAACATTGCTGCTGCATTACTACACGAACCGAAGATCGTGATTATGGATGAACCTACAGTGGGAATTGATCCTCAATCCAGAAATCATATTTTAGAAACGGTCCGCTTGTTAAATAGAGAGAAGGGTTTAACGGTCGTTTATACAAGTCATTACATGGAAGAGGTTGAGAATTTATGTGATCGTGTCTATATTATGGATGATGGAAAAGTGATTGCTTCAGGAACTAAGGATGAGCTGAAAAATATTCTAGCTGGTGAAGAGATGTTGACGATTGAAGTAGAGCAAGAAAATCAAAGTTTCGTTGAGCATCTCGGTAAACTGGAAAGTGTGCAGCAGATAAGCGCTCAGGACAAAAAGATTAAAATGATCGTATCTAAAAAAACTGGACTGCTGCCTCAAATTTTTCAGCTTGCTGAGCAGGAGCATGTCACTATCTTACATACACAGCTATATACACCCAGCTTAGAAGATGTTTTCCTACACCTTACGGGCCGAAAACTACGAGATTAG
- a CDS encoding ABC transporter permease, translated as MGTFFKKDMMIFIRDRKEFLVILLMPIVLIIILGFSLKGFISGEEITLNIQIALVNEDTEAEGLEAFKKEIDEGLYTEEEKLGIKASVDELRPFVLLEQLFANETVRDWVEVLEMDAESARVALQKEEITSILFIPPDFTYDTLKRMIMREGNGASLFITVGEQSPLRAQIFEEIITGFARTLNYDTALGQALGLEAFGAEEVGEIEGGLEAVNELAPLSSMQYYTLSMTVMFVLFVASSASGKAFTEKHQHVFDRMLLAGIHPLSYLSGKLASAACIVIGQIVILFISSQLLFQSFTGHPVSFWLAIASIISVLALCVGALTALLTSLNFRLDSPNASIFFGNAMVAMMAFVGGSFMPVSSLPEWFGIVAGWIPNGLALSAFMQAFQGAGFDVLSSPLLRLLIISIVLVGLSFILFPKRKVT; from the coding sequence ATGGGAACTTTTTTTAAGAAGGATATGATGATTTTCATAAGAGACCGGAAGGAATTTCTAGTCATTCTGTTAATGCCTATTGTTTTAATCATTATCTTAGGATTCTCTCTTAAGGGTTTTATAAGTGGAGAAGAAATCACCTTAAATATTCAGATAGCTCTTGTAAATGAGGATACGGAAGCTGAGGGATTAGAGGCCTTTAAAAAAGAGATAGATGAAGGGCTATATACTGAAGAGGAGAAACTAGGGATTAAGGCTTCAGTGGATGAGCTTAGACCATTTGTTTTACTAGAACAGCTATTTGCCAATGAAACGGTTCGCGATTGGGTGGAGGTTCTAGAAATGGACGCTGAGAGCGCTAGAGTAGCACTGCAGAAAGAAGAGATTACATCCATATTGTTTATTCCTCCAGATTTTACGTATGACACACTAAAAAGAATGATCATGCGTGAGGGAAACGGAGCAAGTTTGTTCATTACAGTTGGGGAGCAATCTCCTCTAAGGGCACAAATTTTCGAAGAGATCATTACAGGATTTGCACGTACTCTTAATTATGATACGGCATTGGGTCAGGCTTTAGGTCTTGAAGCATTTGGAGCGGAAGAGGTTGGAGAGATTGAAGGTGGACTGGAAGCGGTGAATGAACTTGCGCCCCTTTCCTCTATGCAATATTACACGTTATCGATGACGGTTATGTTTGTTTTATTTGTGGCCTCTTCAGCTTCAGGTAAGGCTTTCACCGAGAAACATCAGCATGTGTTTGACAGAATGCTTTTGGCTGGTATTCATCCACTGAGTTACTTGTCAGGAAAGCTCGCATCAGCAGCTTGTATTGTTATAGGGCAAATCGTAATATTGTTTATCAGCTCTCAGTTACTTTTTCAATCTTTTACTGGCCACCCAGTATCATTTTGGCTTGCTATCGCAAGTATTATCAGTGTTTTAGCTTTGTGTGTCGGTGCTTTAACTGCTTTATTAACATCCTTGAACTTCCGCTTAGATAGTCCAAATGCAAGTATATTTTTTGGGAATGCCATGGTAGCTATGATGGCATTTGTAGGAGGAAGCTTTATGCCGGTATCTTCACTTCCTGAATGGTTTGGGATTGTAGCCGGTTGGATTCCGAACGGCTTAGCTTTATCCGCTTTTATGCAGGCCTTTCAAGGAGCAGGATTTGATGTCTTATCTTCTCCTTTGCTCAGACTTCTGATTATTTCCATTGTGTTAGTAGGACTTAGTTTCATCTTGTTCCCGAAAAGGAAGGTGACGTAA